In Rutidosis leptorrhynchoides isolate AG116_Rl617_1_P2 unplaced genomic scaffold, CSIRO_AGI_Rlap_v1 contig36, whole genome shotgun sequence, the following are encoded in one genomic region:
- the LOC139883136 gene encoding LOW QUALITY PROTEIN: pentatricopeptide repeat-containing protein At4g20770-like (The sequence of the model RefSeq protein was modified relative to this genomic sequence to represent the inferred CDS: inserted 1 base in 1 codon; deleted 3 bases in 2 codons) — protein MARHPTTMRLAGPHRWSVSSGSPHKGWRGSVEVAKPRLAGQWLSLRNNVNIVHCGIYKIQRKFFSRLLRFHLLSSCIEAKSYSTGKLLHARVLRLGLLNATFLCNRLVELYAACGXDEGTTRKDVYTWNAILGAYCKAADLQSARRLFDAMPERNCFSWNNVISSLVRNGFEREAVEVYRSMRLDGFGPTRFTLASVFSACSALLDVEVGRGSHGLAVKIGLEKNIYVGNALLCMYAKCGRIEDAIRAFGDLPDPNEVSFTAMMHGLAQTDKVTEAVDMFRLMCRQGMPIDAIYLSSVLGVCSSGGYDESSLDSCGGGHSCILQGQQVYSLVIKLGCGSDLHFNNAIIIHMYAKNGDTNTAEMIFRNLSEISVVTWNLMIAGYRNKFESDKAIRYMQRMQCCGFQPNEVTFINALVACVTSGNVEMASQVFAGMLFPTVSSWNVMLSGYFQSENHIEVIKHFQKMQFLGVRPNRTSLATILSSCAALEFQSLGRQVHAASLKVAGNADVYVTSGLITMCSNCGKIELAKLILPKIPKLDIVCWNSMMAGLVLNSLGIEAAVLFNKMRQMEMLPTESSYGTMLSCCSKFRSSVYGRQVYAQIVKDGYANNVCVGSALVHMYCKYGDIDDAQRFFDMMPYKNTVTWNEMIHGYAQIGFGHEAVCLFENMIGLGVKTDSITFVAVLTACSHGGLVDAGISILNSMQQEHGVEPLLDHCVCIIDHLGRAGCFSELEVLIDKIPYRDDPVLWEVILSSCRVHANVSLAKKAADKFLHLNPQNSAPYLLLANIYCSLGRWDEARAVRNQMNDNQIAEDPGYSWIDIKHEIQTCLDYNPEPVVKDSLMNKAIAALRSGHLTWREGEAGILPCLTFQSTELLEVNCQGIWCYSALPHPALLPPFSMRLTPCVIYESGLQPKSNGLVNLANNLFESTPVVQPPIWIYDSEVTVPIEGQRGCDALTWLESGEASKGRLVQLRYDWRGSPSPLRQL, from the exons ATGGCTCGGCATCCAACCACAATGAGGCTCGCGGGACCTCACCGATGGTCAGTAAGCTCAGGGTCACCTCACAAAGGCTGGCGAGGCTCCGTCGAGGTCGCAAAGCCTCGTTTAGCCGGTCAATGGCTATCACTAAG AAACAATGTGAACATTGTACATTGCGGAATATACAAAATACAAAGAAAATTCTTCTCTCGACTACTTCGTTTTCATCTTCTTTCATCCTGCATCGAAGCCAAGTCCTACTCGACCGGCAAGCTCCTCCACGCCCGCGTCCTCCGCCTCGGCCTCCTCAACGCCACCTTCCTCTGCAACCGCCTCGTCGAGCTGTACGCCGCGTGCG GAGACGAGGGCACGACCCGCAAAGACGTCTACACATGGAACGCCATTCTGGGTGCTTACTGCAAGGCCGCAGACTTGCAATCCGCGCGCCGGCTGTTCGACGCAATGCCCGAGAGGAACTGCTTCTCGTGGAACAACGTGATTAGCTCGTTAGTCAGAAATGGGTTCGAACGGGAGGCCGTGGAGGTTTATCGTTCGATGAGATTGGATGGTTTTGGGCCTACCCGTTTCACTTTGGCCAGCGTGTTCAGCGCCTGTAGTGCTTTGTTGGATGTAGAGGTTGGCAGGGGGAGTCATGGGCTTGCTGTGAAGATCGGTCTTGAGAAGAATATTTATGTCGGTAATGCTTTGTTGTGCATGTACGCTAAGTGTGGGCGCATTGAAGATGCCATTCGGGCTTTTGGAGATTTGCCTGATCCAAATGAGGTTTCTTTTACGGCAATGATGCATGGCCTAGCGCAAACTGATAAG GTCACAGAGGCTGTTGACATGTTTAGATTGATGTGCAGACAGGGGATGCCTATCGATGCCATCTACCTATCAAGTGTTTTGGGTGTTTGTTCTAGTGGGGGATATGATGAATCTTCCCTAGATAGTTGTGGTGGTGGGCATTCGTGCATACTTCAGGGCCAACAAGTGTATTCCCTCGTGATTAAACTTGGATGTGGGAGTGATCTTCATTTCAACAATGCAATAATAATTCATATGTATGCGAAGAACGGAGACACGAATACCGCAGAGATGATTTTTAGAAATTTGTCAGAGATTAGTGTGGTTACGTGGAATCTGATGATTGCTGGGTATAGGAACAAATTTGAAAGTGACAAGGCCATAAGATATATGCAGAGAATGCAGTGCTGCGGTTTTCAACCGAATGAAGTCACCTTTATAAATGCGCTTGTGGCATGTGTAACTTCTGGGAATGTTGAAATGGCTAGTCAAGTTTTCGCTGGGATGTTGTTTCCAACAGTTAGTTCCTGGAATGTCATGCTGTCAGGGTATTTTCAGAGTGAGAACCACATTGAGGTGATAAAGCACTTCCAGAAGATGCAATTTCTAGGTGTGAGACCCAATCGAACATCTTTAGCAACTATTCTTAGCTCATGTGCAGCGCTTGAG TTTCAAAGTTTGGGGAGACAGGTGCATGCAGCCTCACTAAAGGTTGCCGGTAATGCAGATGTATATGTTACCAGTGGACTCATCACTATGTGCTCAAATTGTGGAAAGATAGAGCTAGCGAAGCTCATATTGCCTAAAATACCCAAACTAGATATTGTTTGCTGGAACTCAATGATGGCAGGTCTTGTGCTTAATTCCCTTGGCATAGAAGCTGCTGTATTATTTAATAAGATGCGGCAAATGGAGATGCTTCCTACTGAATCTTCTTATGGTACTATGTTGAGTTGTTGCAGCAAATTTCGTTCTTCAGTTTATGGGAGGCAGGTTTATGCTCAAATAGTTAAAGATGGATATGCAAATAATGTATGTGTAGGAAGCGCTCTTGTACATATGTATTGTAAATATGGTGACATAGATGATGCTCAGAGGTTTTTTGATATGATGCCCTATAAAAACACTGTTACATGGAATGAGATGATACATGGATATGCACAGATCGGCTTTGGACATGAAGCTGTTTGCCTCTTTGAAAATATGATTGGTTTGGGTGTGAAAACAGATAGCATTACGTTTGTTGCTGTTTTAACTGCCTGTAGTCATGGTGGGCTCGTTGATGCCGGAATCAGTATATTAAATTCAATGCAGCAAGAACATGGCGTAGAACCTCTTTTGGATCATTGTGTATGCATAATTGATCATTTGGGTCGAGCTGGGTGCTTCAGTGAATTGGAAGTGCTCATAGATAAGATACCATATAGAGATGATCCAGTTTTGTGGGAGGTTATACTTAGTTCTTGCAGGGTCCATGCTAATGTGAGTTTAGCAAAAAAAGCAGCTGATAAATTTCTCCATCTGAACCCACAAAATTCAGCCCCTTATTTGCTTCTTGCCAACATCTACTGTTCATTAGGAAGATGGGATGAAGCAAGGGCGGTAAGAAACCAGATGAATGATAACCAGATTGCCGAAGATCCAGGCTACAGTTGGATTGATATTAAGCACGAGATACAAACCTGCCTTGATTATAATCCTGAG CCTGTTGTGAAGGACAGCTTGATGAATAAAGCTATAGCAGCGCTTAGATCTGGCCACCTCA CATGGAGGGAGGGCGAAGCAGGAATCTTGCCATGCCTCACATTTCAGTCAACGGAGTTGCTTGAGGTCAATTGCCAAGGCATTTGGTGCTACAGCGCTCTGCCTCATCCAGCATTGCTACCTCCTTTTTCAATGAGACTGACTCCGTG TGTCATTTATGAATCAG GACTTCAACCTAAGTCAAACGGGTTGGTGAACCTTGCCAACAACTTATTTGAATCAACCCCTGTGGTTCAACCACCAATTTGGATCTATGATTCTGAAGTCACTGTTCCC ATTGAGGGTCAGCGAGGTTGTGATGCCCTCACTTGGCTTGAATCTGGCGAGGCGTCTAAGGGAAGGCTCGTGCAACTTAGATATGACTGGCGAGGGTCACCAAGCCCTCTTCGACAACTATGA